In Flavobacteriales bacterium, the following proteins share a genomic window:
- the uvrA gene encoding excinuclease ABC subunit UvrA: MPLKQVQKDNQKYITIRGARMHNLKNIDVAIPKRKLVVITGVSGSGKSSLAFDTLFAEGQRRYIESLSSYARQFLGKLQKPDVDHIKGISPAIAIEQKVNTQNPRSTVGTSTEIYDYLKLLFARVGKTISPISKKEVKKHQVSDVVDYVCEQKIGNKVLVLFKLDLSKNSIQENLDKLSLKGFSRIKVNTEILRLDSIEDYSAIGKDKTIWVVIDRLMVNLENDNLNRLADSIQIALFEGNGECAIEIVDKGIKEFSNRFELDGISFELPSEHLFSFNNPYGACKMCEGFGSVLGIDEDKVIPNKSLSIYEGAINCWKGEKLSRWKERFVLNSSKHDFPIHRPYNDLNEDEKKLVWNGAKGVKGIRQFFQLLERENYKVQNRVLLARYRGKNTCPECNGTRLRKEALYVEVGKKTINDIVHLPISKLLKLVSDIKLSSTESVIADRIIQEIKNRVQFLDNVGLGYLTLNRLSSTLSGGESQRINLATSLASSLVGSLYILDEPSIGLHSKDTQKLIDILHSLKELGNTVVVVEHDEEIMMAADEIIDIGPLAGKNGGNIVYQGKLENIGNNTESLTAQYLSNKESIEIPYQRRKSQHAILINGARENNLKNINVRFPLECLTVVSGVSGSGKSSLVKQILFPAIQKSIQGYASKLGAHDSVEGDTKLVQHIEFINQNPIGRSSRSNPVTYLKAYDEIRNLFARQELSKARGYKSGHFSFNVSGGRCEVCEGEGNITIEMQFMADVHLECESCKGQRFKNETLDITFKGKNIAHILEMTIDEAVSFFDKNDKKKIVSKLLPLQQVGLGYIQLGQSSNTLSGGEAQRIKLAFFLSKGHKSEKTMFIFDEPTTGLHFHDIKKLLNSFNALIENGHTIICVEHNSDVIKCADWIIDLGPEGGENGGELLFQGTPEELVKNKKSYTAQFLKEKLLSSVQK; encoded by the coding sequence ATGCCTTTAAAACAAGTGCAAAAAGACAATCAAAAATACATCACTATTAGAGGGGCAAGAATGCACAACCTCAAAAATATTGATGTTGCAATTCCAAAAAGAAAATTAGTTGTTATTACTGGAGTTTCAGGATCGGGAAAATCATCTTTAGCATTTGACACCTTGTTTGCTGAAGGACAAAGACGCTACATAGAAAGCCTATCTTCATACGCTAGACAATTCTTAGGCAAGTTACAAAAACCAGATGTTGATCATATTAAGGGGATCTCACCCGCTATAGCTATTGAACAGAAAGTAAATACTCAAAACCCAAGATCAACAGTTGGCACTTCTACAGAAATTTATGACTATTTAAAACTATTATTTGCTAGAGTTGGCAAAACTATTTCCCCTATTTCAAAAAAAGAAGTCAAAAAACATCAAGTAAGTGATGTTGTAGATTACGTTTGCGAACAAAAAATCGGCAATAAGGTTCTTGTTTTGTTTAAACTTGACCTTTCTAAAAACTCTATTCAAGAAAACTTAGATAAACTAAGCTTAAAAGGCTTTTCTAGAATCAAAGTAAATACAGAAATTCTTAGATTGGATAGTATTGAAGACTATTCAGCAATAGGAAAAGATAAAACGATTTGGGTGGTTATTGATAGATTAATGGTCAATCTTGAAAATGATAATTTAAACCGATTAGCCGATAGTATTCAAATCGCACTTTTTGAAGGTAACGGAGAGTGCGCTATTGAAATTGTTGACAAGGGAATCAAAGAGTTTTCAAATCGCTTTGAATTAGATGGAATTTCGTTTGAACTACCTTCAGAACATTTGTTCAGTTTCAACAACCCATATGGGGCATGTAAAATGTGTGAAGGCTTTGGCTCTGTTCTAGGAATAGATGAAGATAAAGTCATTCCTAACAAATCACTTTCCATTTACGAAGGTGCCATAAATTGCTGGAAAGGAGAAAAGCTTAGCCGTTGGAAAGAACGCTTTGTTCTTAACTCTTCTAAACACGATTTCCCTATTCATCGGCCGTACAACGACCTCAACGAAGATGAGAAAAAGCTAGTGTGGAATGGAGCAAAAGGGGTAAAAGGTATACGTCAGTTTTTTCAACTTTTAGAAAGAGAGAATTATAAAGTGCAAAATAGAGTGTTATTGGCTCGATACAGAGGCAAAAACACATGCCCCGAGTGTAACGGCACTCGACTAAGAAAAGAGGCTTTATACGTAGAAGTTGGAAAGAAGACAATCAATGACATTGTTCATTTGCCAATTAGCAAACTACTCAAACTAGTATCAGACATAAAACTTTCTAGTACCGAATCAGTAATAGCTGATCGTATAATTCAAGAAATAAAAAACAGAGTACAATTCTTAGATAATGTGGGCTTAGGTTATTTAACACTAAACCGTTTGTCCTCTACCCTTTCAGGCGGAGAATCGCAACGAATAAATTTAGCAACTTCCTTAGCAAGTAGTTTGGTTGGATCTTTGTATATCCTAGATGAACCAAGTATCGGATTACATTCCAAAGACACTCAAAAGTTAATTGACATCTTACATTCTCTAAAAGAGTTAGGAAATACAGTTGTTGTCGTTGAACATGACGAGGAAATAATGATGGCAGCAGACGAAATTATTGATATTGGCCCGCTAGCTGGCAAAAATGGGGGTAATATAGTTTATCAAGGTAAACTTGAAAACATTGGTAATAATACAGAAAGCTTAACAGCACAATACTTATCCAATAAAGAGAGTATTGAAATACCATATCAACGTAGAAAAAGCCAACATGCTATTTTAATAAATGGTGCCAGAGAAAATAATCTTAAAAATATTAATGTCCGTTTTCCTTTAGAATGCTTAACCGTAGTTTCTGGAGTTAGTGGCTCAGGAAAAAGCTCACTCGTCAAACAAATATTATTTCCGGCTATACAAAAAAGCATACAAGGCTACGCCTCTAAACTAGGAGCTCATGATAGTGTTGAGGGAGACACCAAACTTGTTCAACATATTGAGTTTATCAACCAAAATCCTATTGGCAGGTCATCTCGATCAAATCCAGTGACCTATTTGAAGGCTTATGACGAAATAAGAAATTTATTCGCAAGACAAGAGTTATCTAAAGCTAGAGGATACAAAAGTGGCCATTTCTCTTTTAACGTTTCAGGTGGTAGATGCGAGGTATGTGAAGGAGAGGGTAACATCACCATAGAAATGCAATTTATGGCAGATGTTCATTTAGAATGCGAAAGCTGTAAAGGACAACGATTCAAAAATGAAACTTTAGATATTACATTTAAGGGTAAAAACATTGCTCATATATTGGAAATGACCATAGATGAAGCGGTTTCATTTTTTGATAAAAATGATAAAAAGAAAATCGTTTCTAAACTTCTACCGCTGCAACAGGTAGGCTTAGGCTACATTCAACTTGGGCAATCGTCAAATACGCTCAGTGGCGGTGAAGCACAGAGAATAAAGTTAGCCTTCTTTTTAAGCAAAGGGCATAAGTCCGAAAAGACCATGTTTATATTTGATGAACCTACAACCGGCTTACATTTTCACGATATTAAAAAGTTGCTAAACTCCTTTAATGCCTTAATTGAAAACGGACACACAATTATCTGTGTAGAACACAATTCTGATGTTATAAAATGTGCCGACTGGATAATAGACTTAGGCCCTGAAGGAGGAGAAAATGGTGGAGAACTACTTTTTCAAGGAACACCAGAAGAATTAGTTAAAAATAAGAAATCGTATACAGCGCAATTTTTAAAAGAAAAATTACTTTCTAGCGTCCAGAAATGA
- a CDS encoding sigma-70 family RNA polymerase sigma factor: MLLHKVSDKDLVSSYINGNPLALDELVTRHQSRVLSFINSKVRNLQLAEDIFQDAFFKVIKSLNSGKYNEEGKFLPWLMRISHNLVIDYFRQNKRMPKVAQSKSLENFDIFDVIGNGEKSKEYDMMEDEQTQMLRRLISELPNEQKEVLVMRHYEDLSFKEIAEKTGVSINTALGRMRYALINIRKLLEENNVDLTINYS, encoded by the coding sequence ATGTTATTACACAAAGTCTCCGATAAGGATTTAGTCTCATCTTACATTAATGGAAATCCACTAGCTTTAGATGAACTAGTTACTAGACATCAGTCAAGAGTATTAAGTTTTATTAACTCTAAGGTCAGGAATCTACAACTTGCTGAGGATATTTTTCAAGATGCCTTTTTTAAAGTCATTAAGTCACTAAATTCAGGTAAATATAATGAAGAAGGTAAGTTTTTGCCATGGTTGATGCGTATTTCTCATAATCTTGTTATTGATTACTTTAGACAAAATAAGAGAATGCCCAAGGTAGCTCAATCTAAAAGCTTAGAGAATTTCGACATTTTTGATGTTATCGGAAATGGTGAAAAATCTAAAGAATACGATATGATGGAAGATGAGCAAACGCAGATGTTACGTCGTTTAATCTCCGAGTTGCCGAATGAGCAAAAAGAAGTTCTTGTAATGCGCCACTACGAAGATTTAAGCTTTAAGGAAATTGCAGAAAAAACAGGTGTGAGTATAAATACAGCTCTTGGTAGAATGCGTTATGCATTAATAAATATTCGTAAACTACTAGAAGAGAATAACGTGGATTTAACCATAAATTATAGTTGA
- the bcp gene encoding thioredoxin-dependent thiol peroxidase has product MTSLKEGDKAPQFSVVNQNDEVLTLDSYVGKKLILYFYPKDSTPCCTAESCNLRDNYSELLSLGYDVLGVSADNSASHQKFIAKNELPFHLLSDTEKEVIKAYGVWGPKKFMGKEYDGIHRTTFVIDEKGHIERIFTKVKTKEHTQQILETYK; this is encoded by the coding sequence ATGACTAGTTTAAAAGAAGGCGATAAAGCGCCCCAATTCAGTGTTGTTAATCAAAACGATGAAGTGCTAACCCTAGATTCTTACGTAGGTAAGAAACTTATACTTTATTTTTATCCAAAAGATAGCACTCCTTGCTGTACTGCTGAGAGTTGCAATTTAAGAGACAACTATTCTGAGCTATTGTCTTTAGGTTATGACGTGCTTGGTGTTAGTGCCGATAATAGTGCTTCACATCAAAAGTTTATTGCCAAAAATGAATTACCTTTTCACTTACTTTCTGACACTGAAAAAGAAGTTATTAAGGCGTATGGTGTTTGGGGTCCTAAAAAATTTATGGGAAAGGAATATGATGGCATACATAGAACAACCTTTGTGATTGATGAAAAAGGTCATATTGAACGTATTTTTACAAAAGTCAAAACAAAAGAACACACACAACAAATTTTAGAAACATATAAGTAA
- a CDS encoding tetratricopeptide repeat protein, with protein MFRLLVFSCIIVFFSCSEGKVGSSEPKSISELSKALLQEPNDTVLLKQRRDLFISNGILDKAILDQQQLYNLDSTNLKYRYDLAEMYFELSVSNPSYVNKSLNLLTENNMVYSPMLLLRAKLHYIFQDYSQSLVDLNTYLPSYPFNAEAYFYKGLNYKEMGDLEMAKSQFQTAVEQDPNYIESYEQLAFIYAFNGDSLAEYYFDNALEVDSSLISSWYNKGMYHQNAGDFSKAKASYYGILRRDSLHSDANYNLGYISLVEGDYNSSIDYFTSVIVQNPSFASAYFSRGLAFKLNNDLVSARKDFLSTLELSPEFKEAEDELKFLP; from the coding sequence ATGTTTAGGCTGCTTGTATTTTCTTGTATCATTGTATTTTTTTCCTGTTCAGAAGGCAAAGTAGGATCTAGTGAGCCCAAGTCTATTTCTGAATTGAGTAAGGCCTTGCTACAGGAGCCTAACGATACTGTTTTACTTAAACAAAGACGTGATTTGTTTATCTCAAATGGCATATTAGATAAAGCAATTCTTGATCAGCAACAACTCTATAATTTAGATTCAACAAACTTAAAATATCGTTATGATTTAGCGGAAATGTATTTTGAGTTATCAGTATCAAATCCTAGCTATGTCAATAAGAGCTTAAACTTGTTAACTGAAAATAACATGGTTTACTCACCTATGTTACTTCTGAGAGCAAAATTGCATTATATATTTCAGGATTATTCTCAATCATTAGTTGATTTAAATACATATTTACCATCTTATCCCTTCAACGCTGAGGCATATTTTTATAAAGGTTTAAATTATAAAGAAATGGGGGATTTAGAAATGGCAAAATCTCAATTTCAAACAGCTGTTGAGCAAGATCCTAATTATATTGAGTCCTATGAACAATTGGCTTTTATTTATGCTTTTAATGGTGATAGCCTTGCGGAGTACTATTTTGATAATGCCTTGGAAGTAGATTCTAGTTTAATTAGTTCTTGGTATAATAAGGGTATGTATCACCAGAATGCAGGAGATTTTTCAAAAGCTAAGGCATCTTATTATGGTATTCTTAGAAGAGATTCATTACATTCTGATGCTAATTATAATTTAGGATATATATCATTAGTTGAGGGCGATTATAATTCGTCTATTGATTATTTCACATCCGTTATTGTTCAGAACCCAAGCTTTGCTTCGGCTTATTTTTCTAGGGGCTTAGCTTTTAAGTTAAATAATGACTTAGTAAGTGCTCGAAAAGATTTTCTTTCAACTTTAGAATTAAGTCCAGAATTTAAGGAGGCTGAGGATGAACTTAAATTTTTGCCATAA
- a CDS encoding 2,3,4,5-tetrahydropyridine-2,6-dicarboxylate N-succinyltransferase, whose amino-acid sequence MIEQQKLIIEQAWENRELLNDSKTQESIRYIIEELDKGRLRVSDNKEGKWVVNEWIKKAVILYFPIQKMETLEAGPMEFHDKMKLKSNYAELGVRVVPHAVARYGAFLAKGVIMMPSYVNIGAYVDSGTMVDTWATVGSCAQIGKNVHLSGGVGIGGVLEPLQASPVIIEDSAFIGSRCIVVEGVRVEKEAVLGANVVLTASTKIIDVTGEKPIEYKGIVPERSVVIPGTYPKSFQAGEYGVPCALIIGKRKESTDKKTSLNDALREYNVAV is encoded by the coding sequence ATGATTGAACAACAAAAATTAATAATAGAACAAGCTTGGGAAAATCGTGAGCTTTTAAACGATAGTAAAACTCAAGAAAGTATTCGTTACATTATAGAAGAATTGGACAAAGGCCGTCTTCGTGTTTCGGACAACAAAGAGGGCAAATGGGTTGTAAATGAATGGATAAAAAAAGCCGTAATTTTATATTTCCCTATCCAAAAGATGGAAACTCTAGAAGCTGGTCCAATGGAATTTCACGATAAGATGAAATTAAAAAGCAATTATGCTGAATTAGGAGTTCGTGTTGTTCCTCATGCTGTTGCTAGATATGGTGCTTTTTTAGCTAAAGGAGTTATTATGATGCCGTCTTACGTGAATATTGGCGCCTACGTTGACAGTGGCACTATGGTAGATACATGGGCTACTGTAGGGTCTTGCGCTCAAATAGGCAAAAATGTTCATTTAAGTGGTGGTGTAGGTATTGGTGGAGTTTTGGAACCTTTACAAGCCTCACCTGTGATTATTGAAGACAGTGCATTTATTGGCTCAAGGTGTATAGTTGTTGAAGGAGTGAGAGTAGAAAAAGAAGCTGTGTTAGGTGCTAATGTTGTTCTAACAGCTTCAACAAAAATCATTGATGTCACTGGTGAAAAACCAATCGAATATAAAGGCATAGTACCTGAAAGATCTGTTGTTATTCCTGGAACTTATCCCAAATCATTTCAAGCGGGTGAATATGGAGTCCCTTGCGCTCTAATCATTGGCAAGCGAAAAGAAAGTACTGATAAAAAAACCTCTCTTAACGACGCGCTAAGAGAATACAATGTAGCCGTATAA
- the recA gene encoding recombinase RecA: protein MSDKQKEAKLKALQLTLDKMEKSYGKGTVMRLGDKPVENIDAIPTGSLGLDIALGIGGYPRGRVIEIYGPESSGKTTLAIHAIAEAQRQGGIAAFIDAEHAFDQTYAASLGVNVDDLLISQPDNGEQALEIADNLIRSGAIDILVIDSVAALTPKSEIEGEMGDTSVGLHARLMSKALRKLTGTISKTGCTCIFINQLREKIGVMFGNPETTTGGNALKFYSSIRLDVRRSTAIKDADGAIGNKTRVKVVKNKVAPPFKLVEFDIMYGKGISKSGEILDKAVELDIVQKSGSWFSYDGDKLGQGRDAVKLVLQDNPELSDQLEEKIKEQINN from the coding sequence ATGAGCGACAAACAAAAAGAAGCAAAATTAAAGGCCTTACAACTTACTCTAGATAAAATGGAGAAGTCATATGGTAAAGGAACAGTCATGCGCTTAGGAGATAAGCCTGTAGAAAATATAGATGCTATTCCAACAGGCTCTTTAGGTTTAGATATTGCGTTAGGAATAGGTGGTTATCCAAGAGGAAGGGTGATAGAGATTTATGGTCCAGAATCTTCAGGTAAAACCACTTTAGCAATACATGCTATAGCAGAAGCACAACGTCAAGGCGGTATTGCTGCGTTTATTGATGCAGAACATGCTTTTGATCAAACGTATGCAGCTAGTTTAGGTGTAAATGTTGATGATTTATTAATTTCTCAGCCCGATAACGGTGAACAAGCTTTAGAAATTGCTGATAATCTTATACGTTCGGGTGCAATAGATATTCTTGTAATCGATTCTGTTGCTGCTCTTACGCCTAAAAGTGAAATAGAAGGGGAGATGGGTGATACTTCTGTAGGTCTTCATGCCCGATTAATGTCTAAAGCACTACGAAAATTAACCGGTACTATCAGTAAAACAGGTTGTACATGTATTTTTATTAACCAGTTGAGAGAGAAAATTGGTGTTATGTTTGGAAATCCTGAAACGACAACTGGTGGTAACGCTTTAAAGTTCTATTCTTCTATTCGATTAGATGTAAGGAGAAGTACTGCTATCAAAGATGCTGATGGCGCTATTGGAAACAAAACAAGAGTTAAGGTAGTTAAAAACAAAGTGGCACCCCCTTTTAAACTGGTTGAGTTCGATATAATGTATGGTAAAGGAATCTCAAAATCTGGTGAAATATTAGATAAAGCTGTGGAATTAGATATTGTTCAGAAAAGTGGTTCTTGGTTTAGTTATGATGGTGATAAGCTAGGTCAGGGAAGAGATGCTGTAAAGCTTGTTTTGCAAGATAACCCTGAATTATCCGATCAGTTAGAAGAAAAGATAAAAGAACAAATCAATAATTAA
- a CDS encoding L-threonylcarbamoyladenylate synthase → MKEDIQNCLDILRSGGLILYPTDTVWGIGCDASNPDAIQKIFNLKGRSSSKALIVLVGSEVMLERTVVNMPDIAWDLIETTDKPLTIIYDQVKGIATNAIADDGSCGIRLAKDSFCEQLIKRFGKPIISTSANVSGEKTPIDFSSISDSILEGVDFIVNYRQNENTKQQASNIIKLKNNGEIKIIR, encoded by the coding sequence ATGAAAGAAGATATTCAAAACTGCCTTGACATCTTAAGAAGCGGAGGACTAATTTTATATCCTACTGACACCGTTTGGGGTATAGGGTGTGACGCTAGCAATCCAGATGCTATACAAAAGATATTCAATCTAAAGGGACGCTCTTCTTCCAAAGCGCTAATAGTATTGGTGGGCTCTGAAGTTATGTTAGAAAGAACTGTTGTAAATATGCCCGATATCGCTTGGGACTTGATAGAAACAACAGATAAACCTTTAACAATAATCTATGACCAAGTGAAAGGCATAGCAACAAATGCTATTGCAGATGATGGCTCTTGCGGAATACGCCTAGCTAAAGATTCTTTTTGCGAACAGCTTATCAAACGATTTGGTAAACCTATCATTTCTACTTCGGCTAACGTTAGCGGAGAAAAAACACCAATCGATTTCTCTTCTATAAGTGATAGTATTTTGGAAGGAGTAGATTTCATAGTAAATTACCGACAAAATGAAAATACTAAACAGCAAGCATCCAACATCATCAAGCTAAAAAACAACGGAGAGATTAAAATTATTAGATAA
- a CDS encoding glycosyltransferase family 1 protein, with product MKIGFDAKRAFFNNTGLGNYSRDTIRILGQYFSHNEYHLYTPKEIENERLSFLKNRNHYYIHSPLGFFNHKFSSVWRTLRLKNDLVRDGVSHFHGLSHELPYGIDKTEIKTVVSIHDLIAIRYPQYFKKADRVSYVKKSQYACEIADKIIAVSQQTKEDIIRFFNISEDKIEVVYQGCNKAFQEEQEDDFKVEISTKYQLPKKYLLYVGTIEERKNLLSLLKCLKELPNYQLVVIGNGKKYKTKCLDFIQTHKINNRVLMLTNLSLKEMAAIYQQAEIMIYPSFFEGFGIPILESLFCGVPVITSQGGCFSEPGGAHSSYINPNDIEQMKNEILDISTNKLRRKKMIEEGKKHAQNFTDDKIAKRLINLYQTI from the coding sequence ATGAAAATAGGGTTTGATGCTAAAAGAGCCTTTTTCAATAATACTGGATTAGGCAATTACTCTAGGGACACTATTCGTATTCTTGGACAATATTTTAGCCATAATGAATACCATCTATACACACCAAAAGAAATAGAAAATGAACGCTTGTCATTTTTAAAAAATCGAAATCACTATTATATTCATTCACCATTAGGCTTTTTCAATCATAAATTCAGCTCTGTATGGCGAACTTTAAGGTTAAAGAATGATTTAGTAAGAGATGGTGTCAGTCACTTTCATGGACTGAGCCACGAACTGCCCTATGGCATAGATAAAACAGAAATAAAAACTGTTGTAAGCATTCATGATTTAATTGCTATTCGATACCCTCAATATTTTAAAAAAGCGGATAGAGTCTCTTATGTCAAAAAAAGTCAATATGCTTGTGAAATTGCCGACAAAATTATTGCTGTAAGCCAACAGACAAAAGAAGACATTATTCGTTTCTTTAATATTTCAGAAGATAAGATTGAGGTAGTATACCAAGGCTGCAACAAAGCCTTTCAAGAAGAGCAAGAAGACGATTTTAAAGTAGAAATTAGCACTAAATATCAGCTGCCAAAAAAATACCTATTGTACGTTGGCACTATTGAGGAACGTAAAAATCTCCTTAGCTTACTAAAGTGTTTGAAAGAACTTCCAAACTACCAACTAGTAGTGATAGGCAATGGCAAAAAATACAAAACAAAATGTCTTGATTTCATTCAAACACACAAGATTAATAATCGTGTTTTAATGTTGACTAATTTATCTTTGAAAGAAATGGCAGCTATATATCAACAAGCTGAAATAATGATTTACCCATCATTTTTTGAAGGCTTCGGCATACCTATTTTAGAATCTTTATTCTGTGGCGTTCCTGTTATAACATCTCAAGGCGGCTGCTTTTCTGAGCCAGGAGGAGCACATAGCTCATACATAAACCCCAATGACATTGAGCAGATGAAAAATGAAATATTAGATATAAGCACTAACAAGTTACGAAGAAAGAAAATGATAGAAGAAGGAAAAAAACACGCTCAAAACTTTACCGATGATAAAATTGCAAAGCGACTTATAAACCTATATCAAACCATTTGA
- the ruvX gene encoding Holliday junction resolvase RuvX → MSRVLAIDYGQKRVGIAITDEEQIIASALTTLNSKDVIPFLKDYLDKEVVECFVVGLAKNLDDTPSESARFIEPFVRRLKDAFPEVSIERVDERFTSKMAFQTMIDAGLKQRKRRDKGLVDKISATLILQSFLDARK, encoded by the coding sequence ATGTCAAGAGTGTTAGCAATCGATTATGGTCAAAAGCGAGTGGGTATTGCAATTACGGATGAGGAACAAATTATAGCCTCTGCTCTAACAACCCTAAATTCAAAGGATGTAATCCCTTTCCTAAAAGATTATTTGGATAAAGAAGTTGTGGAGTGTTTTGTCGTAGGTTTAGCCAAAAACCTTGATGATACACCTTCTGAAAGTGCTCGTTTTATAGAGCCTTTTGTAAGACGTTTAAAAGATGCTTTTCCTGAAGTTAGTATAGAAAGAGTCGATGAGCGTTTTACCTCAAAAATGGCTTTCCAAACAATGATAGATGCAGGGTTGAAGCAACGTAAAAGAAGGGACAAAGGCTTAGTAGACAAAATAAGTGCTACTCTTATTCTTCAATCATTTCTGGACGCTAGAAAGTAA
- the nth gene encoding endonuclease III gives MNRKKRFELFVDYFDENMPIAETELHYNNGFELLVAVILSAQCTDKRVNMVTPTLFSAFPTAELMALSSADEIFHYIRSISYPNNKAKHLHKMANMLMTDFNGQVPDTVDALQLLPGVGRKTANVVASVLFGVPTMPVDTHVFRVSERIGLSKNSKNPLQTEKQLVKYFPTEKLTIAHHWLILHGRYVCLARKPKCNDCGITDFCDFFQKKR, from the coding sequence ATGAATAGAAAAAAACGATTCGAATTATTTGTTGACTATTTCGATGAGAATATGCCTATTGCTGAAACAGAGCTGCATTATAACAATGGTTTCGAGTTGCTCGTTGCGGTTATTTTGTCCGCTCAGTGTACTGATAAGCGTGTTAATATGGTAACACCTACTTTATTTTCAGCATTCCCTACTGCTGAATTGATGGCCTTGTCTTCTGCTGATGAGATTTTTCATTATATCCGATCTATAAGCTATCCTAACAATAAGGCTAAACACCTTCATAAAATGGCTAATATGTTGATGACTGACTTCAATGGTCAGGTTCCTGACACTGTAGATGCTCTTCAGTTATTGCCTGGTGTAGGTCGAAAAACTGCTAATGTCGTTGCTTCTGTTTTGTTTGGTGTTCCGACAATGCCTGTCGATACCCATGTATTTAGAGTGTCAGAACGTATAGGGCTTTCCAAAAATTCTAAAAATCCTTTGCAGACAGAAAAGCAATTGGTAAAATATTTCCCTACTGAAAAGTTAACTATCGCTCATCATTGGCTTATTCTTCATGGTCGTTATGTATGTTTGGCAAGAAAGCCAAAATGTAATGATTGTGGTATCACAGACTTTTGTGATTTTTTTCAAAAGAAAAGATAA